aagtgcagaatggtggtagaatgtgcatttggacgtttaaaggcgcgctggcgcagtttactgactcgcttagacctcagcgaaaccaatattcccactgttattactgcttgctgtgtgctccacaatatctgtgagagtaagggggagacgtttatggcggggtgggaggttgaggcaaatcgcctggctgctggttacgcgcagccagacaccagggcggttagaagagcacaggagggcgcggtacgcatcagagaagctttgaaaaccagtttcatgactggccaggctacggtgtgaaagttctgtttgtttctccttgatgaaccccccccaccccttggttcactctatttccctgtaagctaaccaccctcccctcctccctttaatcattgcttgcagagccaataaagtcattgttgcttcacattcaggcattctttattcattcatcacacaaatagggggatgactaccaaggtatcccaggaggggtggtggaggagggaaggaaaatgccacacagcactttaagcacagcactttaaaagtttacaactttaaaatgtattgaatgacagccttcttttttttgggcaatcctctgtggtggagtggctggttggccggaggcccccccaccgcgttcttgggcgtctgggtgtggaggctatggaacttggggaggagggcggttggttacagaggggctgcagtggcagtctgtgctccagctgcctttgctgcagctcaaccatacactggagcatactggtttggtcctgcagcagcctcagcattgaatcctgcctcctctcatcacgctgccgccacctttgagcttcagccctgtcttcagcccgccacttactctcttcagcccgccacttactctcttcagcccgccacctctcctcccggtcattttatgctttcctgcactctgacattatttgcctccacgcattcgtctgtgctctgtcagtgtgggaggacagcatgagctcggagaacatttcatcgcgagtgcgttttttcttctttctaagcttcactagcctctgggaaggagaagatcctgtgatcattgaaacacatgcagctggtggagaaaaaaaaagggacagcggtatttaaaaagacacattttataaaacagtcgctacactctttcagggtaaaccttgctgttaacattacatacatagcacatgtgctttcgttacaaggtcgcattttgcctcctcccaccgcgtgaacggattttggttgaatgccagcaaacatacactgcaatgctttgttctacagtgattccccagtacgtgttgctggcctggagtggtaaagtgtcctaccgtgaaggacgaaataaggctgccctccccagaaaccttttgcaaaggcagaaccgcaaatgccagggcaaagtaatcctttgacatgcttgcttttaaaccatgtatagcattttaaaaggtacactcaccagaggtcccttctccgcctgctgagtccaggaggcagccttgggtgggttcggggggtactggctccaggtctagggtgagaaacagttcctggctgccgggaaaaccggtttctctgcttgcttgctgtgagctatctacaacctcctcctcatcatcttcttcgtccccaaaacctacttctgtattgcctccatctccattgaaggagtcaaacaacacggctggggtagtggtggctgaaccccctaaaatggcatgcagctcatcatagaagcggcatgtttggggctctgacccagagcggctgttcgcctctctggttttctggtaggcttgcctcagctccttcagtttcacgcggcactgcttcgggtccctgttatggcctctgtccttcatgccctgggagattttcagaaaggttttggcatttcgaaaactggaacggagttctgatagcatggattcctctccccaaacagcgatcagatcccgtacct
The nucleotide sequence above comes from Caretta caretta isolate rCarCar2 chromosome 1, rCarCar1.hap1, whole genome shotgun sequence. Encoded proteins:
- the LOC125630348 gene encoding uncharacterized protein LOC125630348, which translates into the protein MQSSSAQVTMMESQNRKRAPAWTEREVRDLIAVWGEESMLSELRSSFRNAKTFLKISQGMKDRGHNRDPKQCRVKLKELRQAYQKTREANSRSGSEPQTCRFYDELHAILGGSATTTPAVLFDSFNGDGGNTEVGFGDEEDDEEEVVDSSQQASRETGFPGSQELFLTLDLEPVPPEPTQGCLLDSAGGEGTSAACVSMITGSSPSQRLVKLRKKKKRTRDEMFSELMLSSHTDRAQTNAWRQIMSECRKA